One Methanobrevibacter arboriphilus JCM 13429 = DSM 1125 DNA segment encodes these proteins:
- a CDS encoding potassium channel family protein, which produces MASIKDILIEMKNLSELMVDLAYSAVLFNSKDAAKEVLKLENKVNSLNYEIKKQSLVAARSVEDAEKLTALLEIAEAAESIANAAKDLADIVIKGIKPHPVFKMVMEEAEELIISVTVEKESELSDKSLGELVLANRTGMIVIAIRRDETWIYGPDKHTVIREGDALIAKGTEVGSELLKKLANSEIDFDEISDIVDEEGQSQS; this is translated from the coding sequence ATGGCTAGCATAAAAGATATTCTAATAGAAATGAAAAACTTATCCGAGCTAATGGTAGATTTAGCTTATTCAGCTGTACTTTTTAATAGTAAAGACGCTGCAAAAGAAGTTTTAAAGCTTGAAAATAAAGTTAATAGCTTAAATTATGAAATAAAAAAACAATCTCTTGTAGCTGCACGTTCTGTGGAAGATGCTGAAAAATTAACTGCATTACTCGAAATAGCTGAAGCAGCTGAAAGTATTGCAAATGCAGCTAAAGATTTGGCAGATATTGTTATTAAAGGGATAAAACCACACCCAGTATTTAAAATGGTTATGGAAGAAGCAGAAGAACTTATTATAAGTGTTACTGTTGAAAAGGAATCTGAATTATCTGATAAATCACTTGGCGAATTAGTTTTAGCTAATAGGACAGGAATGATTGTTATAGCAATTAGGAGAGATGAAACATGGATATATGGGCCTGATAAACACACTGTTATAAGAGAAGGTGATGCTTTAATTGCTAAAGGAACTGAGGTGGGTTCAGAACTCCTTAAAAAATTAGCTAATAGTGAAATTGACTTTGATGAAATATCTGATATAGTTGATGAAGAAGGACAATCGCAATCTTGA
- the cobJ gene encoding precorrin-3B C(17)-methyltransferase — MINIIGIGPSRNNITESALNALKESDVIIGYKKYVDSIHDLIKDKEIIKKGMGDEISRGELAINKSLEGKNVALISSGDPGVYGMANLMFQLISKYNDFNPQRDIKIFPGVSAVNFAASLLGAPLHDFAVISLSDILTPLSEIEKKIEFASKANLIMAIYNPISKTRKKPFRMFKKILNETKDSKTLIGIVDSSESGYNNEGPIKTNIITLEELNEDDINMSTILIVGNSLTYRQDGFMITPRGYIIKSEIHPLSENFYKEYLEGTSPIGPNTSCEYYPCHECENGPQYCDFCYCPFYPCGDGSTGGKWIKNKGVWSCEDCEWIHQRNTVECIRKGLNNILEDVNDLKLKKKDLLKLRRQCILENKNN; from the coding sequence ATAATTGGGATTGGACCTAGTAGAAACAATATTACAGAATCTGCTCTTAATGCTTTAAAGGAATCTGATGTTATAATTGGTTATAAAAAATATGTTGACTCAATACATGATTTAATTAAAGATAAAGAAATCATCAAAAAAGGAATGGGAGATGAAATTTCTAGAGGAGAACTTGCTATAAATAAAAGTTTAGAGGGAAAAAATGTTGCTTTAATTAGTTCTGGAGATCCTGGTGTTTATGGAATGGCAAACTTAATGTTTCAGCTTATCAGTAAATATAATGATTTTAATCCACAGAGAGATATTAAAATTTTTCCAGGTGTCAGTGCTGTTAATTTTGCAGCTTCTCTTCTTGGAGCACCACTCCATGATTTTGCTGTTATAAGCTTAAGTGATATATTAACACCATTATCAGAAATAGAAAAAAAAATAGAATTTGCATCAAAAGCTAACTTAATTATGGCCATATACAATCCAATTAGTAAAACTAGGAAAAAGCCTTTTAGAATGTTTAAAAAAATACTAAATGAAACAAAAGATTCTAAAACATTAATTGGAATTGTTGATAGTAGTGAAAGTGGTTATAACAATGAAGGTCCTATAAAAACAAATATAATTACTCTTGAAGAATTAAATGAAGATGATATTAATATGTCCACAATATTAATTGTTGGAAACTCTTTAACCTATCGTCAAGATGGTTTCATGATTACACCTAGAGGTTATATTATTAAATCTGAAATTCATCCACTTTCAGAAAATTTTTATAAAGAATACTTAGAAGGAACTTCTCCAATAGGGCCTAATACTAGCTGCGAGTACTATCCTTGCCATGAATGTGAAAATGGGCCCCAATACTGTGATTTTTGTTATTGTCCATTTTATCCATGCGGAGATGGATCAACTGGTGGAAAATGGATAAAAAATAAAGGTGTTTGGAGTTGTGAAGACTGTGAATGGATCCATCAGAGAAATACAGTTGAATGCATTAGAAAAGGATTAAACAATATATTAGAAGATGTTAATGATCTAAAATTAAAAAAGAAAGATTTATTAAAATTAAGAAGACAATGTATTTTAGAGAATAAAAATAATTGA